A stretch of DNA from Euwallacea fornicatus isolate EFF26 chromosome 26, ASM4011564v1, whole genome shotgun sequence:
TAGGACGTGAAAGTGGgttaatttaatacattttgttGGAAGCTTAATAGACTATTTTACAGCTGTCTGAaaagttaaacaaaaattcaagggCATTTGCTCTAAAATAGCTCTTTTTTGAGGCACAGTtgatgggaaaaaaattctcggGCAATGGTACTGTCCCTAATAATCCTCGGTTACAGGGATTCAAAATCATTCAAAAAGACCTATGAAATCGTTAGTTTCGAATAGAATTGTCGACACTGCCACAACGAAAATATTCTTCTTAATCATATTTTCGgcgaaaatttttatttcaagctTCGACCATTTAGACATTTAATGGCTGCCGGCGTCAAAGCtcgaaaattattaacaatattattgTAGTTTATGCTTTCAGCATATTTTGCATTTGTCCCACTGGGATTCCATCAATTTATCCTCGTTTTTTTCTCTCACATCCTGTGTATGTCAACCTTAATGCCTCACGTTATTCCAACATGCAACGCATTTAATTAATGACGATTCGTATCTAGTTCTGTTagtttatacagggcgtttcagaaTAGcgtgtcataaatttaagggaTGATTCTAGgagtgattttgagaaaaaagtttatatgaccATGGGCCCGTTTTCGCTTTCTGTCTGAAATGCAGGgcgttaaaatttgctatatatttttgagCAAGTCCGGGcctgtattaaatatttttatcaaacttggtgggcgtaagttaggtgtagaaacatatcttttaaaagaaatgcgaatttttaaatgcaagcgGCGGCGCCCCCCGGGCAACGgccctgattttttttttgaaaagtacATTGCGccgctgctttttcaaaaaatcaaaatcgttttcttAACGGAGGACACTTTCAGcgacttatttaatttttgttcgtcCGAATGGTCGTCATAAATTGCTATAAATTAAGTTTCAttataactaatttggtcGCTATTATAACATACAATGTTAACTAATCCGTTAATCCGTTTAAAAACGCTCGATGTTACGGAAAAATCTTAAGAAACCATTTTTTAACCGAAACAACTaaaacgattttgattttttgaaaaagcagcggcgcaacatatttttcacaaaagtGATCAGGGTCGTGGCCTTGGGGGCGCCGCTgcttgcattaaaaaattcgtttttatttctttctctcttttcttCTTTCTTAGAAGATATGTGTCCACGCCTAATTACGCCCGCCAAGTGTGACAAAAATGTTCaatgcaggtccggacttactgaagaaatattgcaaattttaacgcTCTGAATTTCAGACAGAAAACGAAAACGGACCTGGGTTCATATAAACcgtttttctgaaaatcacTTATTGTCTTGTTTGTCACAaccccttaaatttatgacgtACTATTCTGACACACCCCGTATAAAAATGGTGAAAACGCGATGGTTCGgttaaagtttgatttttttcatttttatgattCTCTGAAGtgattatacagggtaaaaATACCTATTAGTATTACTTCGATCAACAAATGAGTTACATCGCGCGCTAACGAATTGTGGTTTTCGAAACTCCCAAAATGCACTTCATAGTTCCATTCCTCCTTGGAGGTGATCATTCTAGACTCCATTTGCACGCCCTCGTCAAATTGAGCGAAACGGAGAGCCACTTCTATTTATGAGCTATTTTTGTTGCCATTCACGTACGTAGTCAATTTTGACACCCCGTTGAACTTACGAGTGATTCCCGGATTAGAGGCTCCGACAATGGAAAGATTCCGGATTTCAATTTGCAAAGTTTTCCGTCAAAAACGGCCGCTTCCATGGAAAATGCACTTTCctttctgattaattttgtgATCCGAGAATACTTACTACAGTTGACAAGCGCTTATTAACCTAAATATATGTGTATGTATTCAACAATTAGCATAACGtctagaaatttgaaaatgcgttaacaattattattgtcattTGCTTGTTAGAAGTTGTTACGGTAACGAAGTGcataatttaagaattttatttttcctttcaaaaattttaacatttgttaTAGTTCCGTAAATTTGTTCAGCTCGTCCATTTCGCGACGGTTTTATGTGGAAATTTACGTGTTACgttggttttaaaaaatgagcaGTATCACTTGATGTACCTGCAGTAGTTTTTCACTGGAACCACGGACTGAGAAATCAATGTTCCTCGAAAAGAGGCTTTCCCAAGGTAACTGATGCCATTGTACACGGTTTTTCATCAAAGCGCATTGAAATAATATCACAGAAcacaaatcatttttaaacgtATCTAGTTTTTACCTTCCTCGTACACATTCCAGCACCATtgggcaaaaaatatttcccgaTCCCAAAATTGCAGATTTATCACCTTTAAGGACAGTTTCTGTGGTTGCTCGTGATTGCTAGTTGGTACTCGTCCATTCGTgataactttattttcaatattgtcgtcattttttttatttttgtgttctAATGTATTCTTGTGAGTGAACGTGCGATTATGTGTCGGcagcaaataataattggtaATTAGTagtttttagtgaaatttaCAACCCTCCTTCTACCCGCGACAAATCAGCATTCATATTTACGTTTGTCGCCACGTTAATTTGGTTCTTTTACTTTTTCAGATACGAATGATCTTTTATGGGAGCCACATTGCCCATCTTTCTCCGGGGGCCCCATGATCACCATCATGGCTCCGTTTACGCGAAGGGACACACGCTTGCGTGTTCTATTCGTGCTACTTTTTCACTTCTTTTTATTCTTGCCTATATCATTCTCAGTAGTTGATGGAGCTGAACTTTTACGACCTATCACCGAAGGTGGTGGTaagtaaatagtttttttttttcaaattaaataagagTTGTACGGAATGCAAGCTCCTATTAAGCTCGCCTTGAAAGTTCGTGGTTACGAAAAAAAGACAGCTTTTACGGGGCTTTAGAACGAACGCGTTTGGACCAATAAAATCGTCGTACgaatgagaaaataatttcagttaaattaaattttgcatttcattGCATAAAATGTATGAAAACGGTCCAGTCCCATCTAATACAGGGTTATTTCAAAGTCCCCGGGCCCGATTATTTTCCTTATCATTGATAAGTCGCCGCAAGTTCTCATGGAATTGATTAATATATCGATCTTCTGAAGTTAagattacattaatttttttctgtttttgttagttttatttttaacgaaaGCGTTATTTATTGAAACCGACTCCGGCGACAAATAAATACGATCGACATTTGCAACTTCAAATTCACCAATTCGGACCTCATTGGTTTCGACGAAGTGCGTTGcatcatacagggtgtctggaaataacgttgaaaaattttaggaGGCGATTCTAGaggttgaaatgaaaaaaaaaagtccttATAAACATACCccaaaaaatgcttcttaaaGGGGCTAGAATCTcttaaagatgttttttttcgcaatattttcaaaacggtttgcgttaaaattacgaaattcgGCATACTTTCATAAGTCGGAATGGGAAACCTTTCGTTGTcttaataattgcaaattttagtcaGGGACGTCGCATGCAGGGGGTCTCCTACGTAAATTTTGCCTTGACTTTTTTGATTGTGacaattctttattttcgaaatcaaaTTGCTGACCCGCAAATATTCTCTAGTAAAAAAAGTCCTCTCGTTTCATCTCGTTAGGATAgaccgttttccagaaaaatagatttttataaattggtGCGCGATCACAGGGACATAGAAATGTATCTTAATGAACGCAGTAGGCACCCttgtaatagaaatatttttttattgaccaGCAATTACAAGgcaaattttttgtaattattactCATGAAAAGTGTTGAAAATGGCCTCCGTTCACCTCAGTACATCtccttatttttttctttatggaaAATCGTACATTTCCATGTCCCTGTAATCGCACATCggtttataaaaatcaaattttctgcAAAACGGCCAATACAGACACGACGGcacttttttactgaaaaatatgTCCGAATCggtaatttgatttcaaaaataaagaattgtcacaaacaaaaaaattcatgcaaTATTTACGTAGGAGACCCCCCGTATGTGACGACCTTGACTAAAACTTGCGATTATTAACACAAAGAAGGTTTTCCCATTCtaacttattaaaatataccgattttcttcattttaacACAAACCGTTTCGAGAATATTGGGAAAAAACATCTTCAGGGGTCCTCCTTTAAACGGTTCTAACCCCTTTAAGAAGCACTTTTTGGGGTATGTGtaaaagaactttttattattttaacctgcagaatcacctcctaaaatatttcaacgttatttccggacgccctgtatacggGATGACCCATTAATAAAAGTGATCCAGCATGGCGCCCGGCTATGTCGAGTcgcttttgttattttgtcattttaaagttgtttttttgctTAACCAAACTCTTAAATCTTCATTGGTGGCAAGTCAGGTGGTCGGCTAGAGGTAAATAGGACTTTGAAATGACAGCACCCAGGACGCTCCAAATGAAGTTAATTCATAAAGTAAATTGGCtctaactaaaatttaaaatggacgcagggattttcaaaatataataaaaactcGAAATTTCACGGACAGCTGTCTCTCGAATGTTGTTTTCTGAAGGTTTCCAGATTTCAAGTCAACATAGCCATAATTATTCGTGTGTCCTACTTTATTTAGGACACTCCGTATCGCTTAATCCTCAGCTCTGCATTTTAACAACGAAACATTGCTTGGCGCTTCTATTAACTTTTTGTCTCATTCTGATAGATATAGTCTATTCTTTAGATATTTTCGCACTAATTACAAAACGTCTGCATGGCTTCGCAATACATGGTGTCCCAGGAAcatatgaaaaaatcaatgtcaaaagtttttttaagagaaattcGATCAATTCACGTAAATTTACAGTCATATGCGGAAAGGTTTCGTTTTCGTCATTGAAAAagttattgataattttgaaacaccccgtaGTGGTCAAGCTTAATACGCTACGGACCAGGCTACGCAATATCCCCGTCTACTAGGTGGCTTGAAATACATTCAAGCTGAAATGAATTCTACACTTTTATAAATTAGTACTGCATCGTTCAGTTGTGATGAACCTATAGATAAGGTGTTGTTTATGGCATTACCACGGATgtaattttggtttaaaatgggtttagtttcaattttatgcattaaaatccaatttctgaggtaaaataaatcattttctttCCGCACAATAAAGAGATACTATATTATCTTATAGTAAATGAGTACCATGAAATCCTGAAATATAGCACTACTGCTCAGattcgtttcaaaattatcaatcAAAACGATTTCCAACCCGTCTACCGCGAATGGGAACCGTACAGGGTGGCACGACGAACACTTTGCGCTTCGATTTTCAGtacttgaaatgaaaatttgcaaaaacgcTCGAATTTGTCGATTTTTGATTCGACGgggacaattttttaaatatatttgcaaCTTTGACCCCCGAACAGGGGTGACAATTAAcgtcaatatttttaacagaaaGGGGTGTTGGGCgatacctcattttaaaggaagATGCACCCTGATTATAACCTCCATATTTGAAGTCGCCTGCCTTATCCCAGTTGACAGCTTGTCAAAGTCTGTGGGAAGAAAGGGTTCTagttgataattaatttagcaaaataagaGCCGCGGAGTTCAAAATGAGGGTAGGAAGACCTCTAAACGTGAGATATCACACGAATCACTTTGAATTTTACCCTCCAAATTAAAAAGggtaaaattcttaaattgtcattttaaattaaagaaaagggTGCACGTTACTTTTCTGATCGATTTATTATATGCCGTAAGTGACTGCCATTCACCTCGAcacaataaaatgaattttgttcaaagcgctCTTACGTTACTCAACGATTTGGGTGGCATTCACGAATTATACGATTAGAGGTAAAACTCACCTCCGTCAAAACGATTAACTGAAATCTCACCTTTAAAGACCTTCCCGCCCTCGTTCGGAAATTTGCATCTCTTATTGTGAGAAATTAACCACTAACTATAAGCTCTTTTCCCCGCAGACTTTGACAAGCTGTCATATCAACGGGGTGACGGCAGTGAATCCAAGCTTGGAGGTCACAGTCTTGGCACGGCTACCTTTAAAGTGAGGTATCGTTCAACGCCCcttttcataaaacatttttggggGTAATTGCCATCCCCGTTCGGGAGGTGAACCTGAAGGGTTGGAGATatggtgataaaaaaaatggcccCGGCGAACGGAAAGGGCCCGGgcgtttttgaacattttcattttatttactgAAAACCGAGGAGCAAAGCTTTCTTTGGGCCACTCTGTACGTCCgcatactaaaaaaaattgattttcgtcAATTTCCTGGTATCGAtgcatttaaatatattttcaaccGAGTCTCACCTGAGTGTGATTTctcgatatttttttcttattttttgaatttgcattGTGTAAGTCGAAATATGTTTGCAGTCTGCAAAAGCATCGATATCCGGAACAGTGTAGAACTCTTCAAGCAGCTAGAGGACTGCCAGGTTATCGAAGGTTTCCTACATATCCTGCTATTCGACACTGAAAATGAAACTGATTTCTCCAACTTAACGTTCCCGATGCTTGTAGAAATAACCGACTATCTACTGCTATTCAGAGTGAAAGGGCTCAAAAGCGTCGGGAAATTGTTTCCAAACTTAGCTGTAATACGAGGACAACACTTATTTGCCGGAGAAAAGGCTCTCGTGATCTTCGAAATGCCCTCTTTACAAGACGTGAACCTTTTCTCTCTCACGAAGGTCATGAATGGCAAAGTCTATATTGACAAAAATCCGTCCCTTTGTTTCGTTACCACCATCGACTGGAGCAAAATCACCGGCTCGGATCAAAATGTATACGTGAAGAGTTCCAAGCCGGAGAACGAGTGTCCGGTCTGTCCAGCTTCGGTTAATGGTAAAGCTTGCCCGCAACATCCAAAAGAGAGCGGCAAATATTTGTGCTGGGACAGAGATCACTGTCAGAAGATTTGCCCCAAATGTGGAAATAAAGCTTGTAACGATTTTGGAGAGTGTTGTGACGACAGGTGCATGGGGAGCTGCGGAGTCGACGTGACGAAATGCACAGTATGCAAGGAATTCGTCCTTAATATGGGAGAAGATCAGTCTTCGAACTGTATTTCCAAGTGCCCGTCAAATTACTTGGGTTTTCTTGATCGCCGATGCGTCACCCATGACGAATGTGTTAACTTGACCAAACCTGTCGACTTAGAGAACACCGAGAATAACGCCAGCGACCATCCCTACAAAATCCACAACGAGTCCTGCGTTTTTGATTGTCCCCCGAATTATTTCGGACGGGACAAAGATCACAGATGTGAAAAGTGCGAGAACGACATTTGCAAAAGAGAATGTGCCGGGGCTAGAATCGACAGTGTCAACCTTGCAAGAGTACTAAGAACTTGCACCCATATAAATGGCAATGTAGAGATCCAGATAAGAGGGGGTAATCAGGTGGTGGAAGTTCTGCAGGATAGCTTAGGGATGATTGAAGAGATTGACGGTTACCTGAAAATAGTAAGGTCGTTCTCCTTAATCAATCTCAATTTCTTACAGAAGCTCAGGGTAATACGCGGAAAGACCCTGGAAAACGACCAATACTCTTTGGTAGTACTCGACAACCAAAACTTGCAAGAGTTGTTCGACTGGAATACTCACAAGGATTTTAAGATCGAAAATGGCCGCTTATTCTTTCACTTTAACCCCAAGCTGTGCATCGAGAAGATCGACGATCTCAGAAGGAGAGCTAATTTGCCCTCGCATACCGATGTTGAGATCGCTAGCATTTCCAACGGAGACAAAGTGGCTTGCAACATAAGCAAACTGGAAGTTAATATAACCAGCATAACTAGCAATTTTGCCGTGTTGGAGTGGCACACTTTCGATTTGGACGACTCTAGGAAACTTCTGAGTTATGTGGTATACAGCAGAGAAGCCCCCCTTAAAAACGTGAACATTTTTGATGACAGAGACGCATGTGGACAGGACAATTGGCACGTGGACGACGTCGCTAACCGGCCAAATCTCAACGTTATCAACCACACCCTGGCAAACTTAAACCCCTACACCCAGTACGCATTTTTCATTAGGACATACACAATTGCCAGCGAGAAACGAGGGGCGCAAAGTGACATTATGTACTTTACCACCAAGTCATCTAGACCTTCGGAACCGAGTCAAGTTCAAATATACGGGGCAAGTAGCGATTCATTGAGAATTCGTTGGAAACCCCCTAAGGCGCCAAACGGTGTAATTGACTACTACGTGGTGAAAGGGAAGAAATTTCCATTCATCAAGTTGCCGAATAGAGATTATTGTAGAGACAGCGTAAGGACCGAACCCTCAAAAGTTACATCCACCGTCCCGCCAAAAAAATTGCCGGACTGTCCGACGTCCAGCAAAGTAATCAACCACAAGGTGGCAGACGAACAAGAAGAACAGGCGAGAATTGACTTTGAAAATGCCCTGCAGAACAAGGTGTATATCAAGAGGACAAGAAGAAGCGTCGATAAGATAATCGATAAAGACACAGGAAATTCCTCTAGGATTTTGCCTGAACTCTCCTTACCTACTCATCGACAGTTTGATAGCAAAATGTCCTCGATTGAAAATTACACCTATGAAAATACCACAGAATCGGGcacaaaattttggaaaagcTTCTCGTTCTCGGTGAATAAGTCAGTTAACGCTCTGACAGTGGACAATCTTCAACATTACATGATGTATGAAGTCAGCGTGATCGCCTGCAGGAATAAGGAAAGGGGCGATACTAGCTCGGACGTGTGCGGCGAACCTAGCACTGAATCTGGCCAAACGCAACCTAAAAGtacgtccgtaacttctggATTAATCTCagttaacatttttgttttgtagaAGAAGCCGACAATATACACAACATCACCGTGGTGAATATCACCTCAAATAGCGTCACAATTGAATGGGCGAGGCCCCCGGATCCGAACAGGATGATCGTTGCGGTTAATTTTTTCTACAGACGAGAGGATTCTCAGAACGTAAAAAAATGCACATAAAAAGCCCGAGTACGCACTTTTTCACATTTCTTTCAATTACAGAGTCAGCTCTCCAAGGCCTGCATCTCCTatagagatttaaaaaatttcactagTGACGGGAAGTATTTAGTGCATACAATCACCGACCTCTATCCAGGCAATTACAGCCTCTATATGATAGCCTCTTCGTTGTATGGGCTCGGAGATGAATCTGAACATTTAGTGTTTTATATTCCAGAGGGAGGATCCAACGCCATTCTTATTTTTAGTCTGGTTTTTACCTTCATCCTTGTGGTAAGTGATAGCTCCGGCGATCCGTGGGAGTCGGCGGGAGCGCTTGGACCGAGTTCCCTCTCTGATGAAACGTTTCGTAATAGGTGGTGGCTATAGCTGGATGGCTGTATTACAAAAGGGTAGCGACAGTAAGAGCTTCACTCGAGAGACTAAATCCGATAATAAACGCCGATTATTTGCCCTGCGTTTACGTGGCGGACGAGTGGGAGGTGCCGAGGAAGAACGTGGAGATGATCAAGGAACTCGGACAAGGAAGTTTCGGGATGGTATGGGAAGGCATCGGGCACGACTTCAGAGGAATGCCCGGGCCGAGTAGGTGCGCCGTAAAGACTGTTAATGAGCACGCAACGAAGAGGTAAGTTTTGCGTTTAGTTTCAATCATAGAAAGCTACCGTAAAAATAGATCACCCAAAAGGTCAATATGTCGGTATTTTATGGCAATTTTTCCACTTATATCGACGTGtatgtgtttatttttagacCAAGTGAATGGAGTCTTGCCGAGAGATAAAGGATCTTTGAAAGGATTCGTTTCGCTCTGTCATAAATATACATGTAAAATCCATTACTCAATATTTACCACATCATATATTCATCGATTCCCCATTGTTGTAAAATACGTGGCAAACTTATTGTGAGATATTACATAAGATCCACTCACGGGGACCAATAAACAGAGTTTATAGCGGTGCGTCGCATGTACCTATCTAGTGCGTTTGGACTGCGGGATCGAGCCCACGTTAAAGCGACGTGTAATTGGGAATGTCACCAAACGCATCCAATTATAGTTTTCTTTTCACTCTACGAACCGTGAAAAGCCGAATTAAGTGGTGGCAGCCATTTATCGATGCAATTTCTGTATTGATCGGCTACTTTCCCAaccaaagaaatttaattatttcatcgTTGTGGTTGGGGAGTCCAAAAGTCGCCAGTCATCGTACTTTCCAACTCTCTAACCCCTTAAAAACGGATCCTCGTTCATTACGGTGCACTCGCAACGTTCCCTTCCTTCGGTTTCCTAAAACGCATTTTCATAATTGGCATCGATTCTCGACTAGAATTTAGCCAATGGTAGgctaattttgaaacatcgaGCAAGTCATCTCTATAATTATTATCCAGTTAAGTttacatgtttttaatttagtgcAAGTTTTCAGCCGATGCACTTCTAACTCTAAAACTTACAAACAGGCCAGGCCGGTACTAGGCGCATTTATCGGCGATGGGGGGATGCGGGAATTATTGAGAGTTCGACGGGCGGCTCCGGCAATTTCTCcggtgatttttcaattaaatcaattCAACCCGCGTATGGAGTATCGCGGGGGGGCAATTGAAATCTCGGACACAGTCAGGCTTTAAAAAGGGCTTAAAcgttatacagggcgattcgtTAGGAACGGGGCGTGGCCGAGCCCGAGACGGGGAACATCAAAATACGACGATGGACCCCAGCAAACCTTACACCAATGTCGCGCGTTCAAGAGCTCCGGGGTATTGaaggttcaaattttacatcaaCATTCGTTAATAACTTTCGGCGTTTTCAACGTCAAATCGGCTTAAGGTTTGTAAGATGCCAATGAGAATTTTGATGCGATCCTTACGTAACTCCCGAAAGCCGCCCCCGTGTATTTGATCGTACTCCTATGAGTGTCACTAAGGTCGAATTCAGTTCAATATAGTGAaagaatgtttattttcacccaaaaaagtattctcATTTAACCCTGCTGCCTCTCTTCTTCGTTGGCGCGATCTGCCCCCACAAGCTGATACGTGACGTACCACTTTCGAATAATTAGACCAGAGTTGCTGGTACGGAGGCCGTTCATTGAGTACCGAGATACGTCGAAAAACGGTATCATGAATGAATGCAAAAGTTTCGGAACTTCAAGTTGGCATTCTTGCGACGGCTCCTGGTCAACTGATTAAGAGGATTTTGTGACCACAACGCATAAATCACTCAGCTCCAGAGGTCAAGTCCGGTTGGGAACTGCACCGCGGAAGAAGGGCAACGTGCccttattacatttttattcgCAGGAGGTGTTAAGGGTAGTGAAATTTATGTAAGTAATGTTAAAAGAGTGCGGGAAcaattgtttaagacatttataAGTGGGTTACACAGTGCGACAATGTCGTCTGTGAGCAGCGAAGTGGAGGACCGGTCGAAGTTGCAACTGCCTCCCTTGGAGCTTGCACTGGCGTGATGATCCGTGACAACAAGGAAATCACTATTGAAATGTTGCCTGCTGCTGTTGGAACTGTCCATAACACCATTAAGGATGAACTGCAACACAAGAACGCCTGCGCAAGACTCCTTACGGATACCCACAGAGAAACGGGGCTTCAAATCGGTGAGAAGGCGAAAGCCCGACGTCTGAGCGAGAAAGAAGCTATTTTTGAACGAATGGTAACCTGCGATGATACACCACTAGGAATCAGAGTCAAAGGAACAAAGCTTTGAGTGGAAACACACCATTTCTCTAAAGTGGAAAAGGTCGAACGTGCAGCCGTCGGCGAGTAAAGCTATGCTTATGCTTTCCCAATTTTATGTGATTTTCTCAAAGACCAACGAGCGATCACCAGCCAATATAGCACCGATGCATTGcaagaacaaattaaaaccCGTCGTTCACATTAAACTTCGTGAACTTTTAACAAAAGGTGTGATTTTGCTTCACGATAATACAAGGCCGCGTACGGCACCGATAAGTCAAGAATCCGTTCCAAAACTGGGCTGGGAGGTTTTCCCGCACCCTCCTTACAGCCCCGACCTGGCCCCTTCACACTTCCACATGTTTCGTCCCCTTAACGAGGCTCTGCGTGGGAAAAAAAACAGCTCCAACGGAGAATGAATGATCCTCGTATGCAATTTCGTCTCGTGGTTTTTGGAGGCCTATTCAGTGGCGGtactttttttaagtttagagttttatttttttttctaaatgccACGAATAACTAGattactgatttttttccgCGATAAGGCCTAATTTTTGAAGGTGAGCATGGGTGGAACAACCCTTAAATCGCTTCAAAGTTGCGTTGCCACCCCATTATATTGTTGCTTTTTGGTTATGTTTCACACACGGTCAATCAATATCTCTCCGTCCCCGGACTACAAGGGAATTTTTCCATCCGCAAGtgactacaagtttatataattgtaaatcacattatttatcaaattttgtacgTTGATAGATTGGGCTCGTTACACATTAAGAAACAATACTTCCACGTGAGAACAGTGGCGTGCACTGGGGCGCcagatatttaagaaaaatcaaacaacaaaaatgctttattaaaattacatttaaacaaattgcggCAATTgttttagtataaaaaaaacatttaataaataagaaacacgaaacttaaaaaagttgttgaaaatgtccccTTTCGACTTCAACGCAAGCATTAGCTTGTCTTAACATCGATTACCGAGGACGTTGAAATATTCTCGACGTTTATCTTATCTGATTACCTTAATCCTCTACCCGTTGGATTAATTCCTCTTGAGTGTCGACTGGAGTTTTATAAACGAAGGACGAAGGAACGAAGTGCTCCcaatggaaaaaatctaatggatttaaatccggtaCCCTGGGTGGCCACGACTTTGCTTAATactgaaataataatatttggaAAGAGTCAGTGGCGTGTAAATAACAATGATAATCATAAATAACACTGCCGAAGTTGAACAAAATCGCTATTcagatttttacgaaaaaaaaaacgattttttaagaaaaattcgcATCTTAAAAACGAAGCATTATcggacctatgtttatatcaaaatttggCCTTAGAATCACCGCTGGTTTGGCCAGGTAGTTAGATAACGCCACGTATAACATTGATTGAGCGTTTATTAGAATATTCGCTTCCGTGTTGAGTGGTACATAGAGAAGAGTAATGTAAATCCCAGCATAAGAACATGTTCTACACTTCCCAAATCGCCACGTGAGTGATTCACCTCGCTTGCGTCGATAGAAGGGCTGAGTAGTTACACCGCGCCCAGTGCGCACTCGCGTAATCACCGTGATATACTTAGGAATTCATGATGAGCAAACCTGTCGGCGCCAAGAGCTTCCGGGTTGGGAGCACTGTAAGTGGCCCTCCATTTTCTTTCGCAGCTTACATTCAATGTTTCAGCTAATCCTTGTCTATCCGTGTCTTCATCTCCACTCTTCCGTCCGTAACTCTCATTCTTCAAGTTGGGACCCCTGCCAATAGTGACCCACTGATCTTCATTCTCAATACCTGTAACTCCGGCACGTTGAGGAATTGAAAAAACAC
This window harbors:
- the LOC136347070 gene encoding insulin-like receptor isoform X1, with protein sequence MCRQQIIIDTNDLLWEPHCPSFSGGPMITIMAPFTRRDTRLRVLFVLLFHFFLFLPISFSVVDGAELLRPITEGGVCKSIDIRNSVELFKQLEDCQVIEGFLHILLFDTENETDFSNLTFPMLVEITDYLLLFRVKGLKSVGKLFPNLAVIRGQHLFAGEKALVIFEMPSLQDVNLFSLTKVMNGKVYIDKNPSLCFVTTIDWSKITGSDQNVYVKSSKPENECPVCPASVNGKACPQHPKESGKYLCWDRDHCQKICPKCGNKACNDFGECCDDRCMGSCGVDVTKCTVCKEFVLNMGEDQSSNCISKCPSNYLGFLDRRCVTHDECVNLTKPVDLENTENNASDHPYKIHNESCVFDCPPNYFGRDKDHRCEKCENDICKRECAGARIDSVNLARVLRTCTHINGNVEIQIRGGNQVVEVLQDSLGMIEEIDGYLKIVRSFSLINLNFLQKLRVIRGKTLENDQYSLVVLDNQNLQELFDWNTHKDFKIENGRLFFHFNPKLCIEKIDDLRRRANLPSHTDVEIASISNGDKVACNISKLEVNITSITSNFAVLEWHTFDLDDSRKLLSYVVYSREAPLKNVNIFDDRDACGQDNWHVDDVANRPNLNVINHTLANLNPYTQYAFFIRTYTIASEKRGAQSDIMYFTTKSSRPSEPSQVQIYGASSDSLRIRWKPPKAPNGVIDYYVVKGKKFPFIKLPNRDYCRDSVRTEPSKVTSTVPPKKLPDCPTSSKVINHKVADEQEEQARIDFENALQNKVYIKRTRRSVDKIIDKDTGNSSRILPELSLPTHRQFDSKMSSIENYTYENTTESGTKFWKSFSFSVNKSVNALTVDNLQHYMMYEVSVIACRNKERGDTSSDVCGEPSTESGQTQPKKEADNIHNITVVNITSNSVTIEWARPPDPNRMIVAVNFFYRREDSQNSQLSKACISYRDLKNFTSDGKYLVHTITDLYPGNYSLYMIASSLYGLGDESEHLVFYIPEGGSNAILIFSLVFTFILVVVAIAGWLYYKRVATVRASLERLNPIINADYLPCVYVADEWEVPRKNVEMIKELGQGSFGMVWEGIGHDFRGMPGPSRCAVKTVNEHATKRERIDFLNEASVMKAFNTTHVVKLLGVVSQGQPALVIMELMVNGDLKTYLRNHRPENVEGKTPPTLKQILKMAVEIADGMAYLEGKKFVHRDLAARNCMVAEDLTVKIGDFGMTRDIYETDYYRKGSKGLLPVRWMSPESLKDGVFSSSSDAWSYGVVLWEMATLASQPYQGLSNEQVLRYIMDGGIMERPENCPDKLYEVMRLCWNLLPARRPTFMTLCEMLLPDAGENFQRVSFYHSDEGAEVRAIRAAAAAAAAAAAAEGVEGDDADAMLPLNILPPDGDEHLVGGEEYAASGGSASVRSGHGDPTPRFYSISGERTANGYAGRARNGKAQSQC